The Pungitius pungitius chromosome 8, fPunPun2.1, whole genome shotgun sequence genome has a window encoding:
- the znf740a gene encoding zinc finger protein ZFP2 isoform X21 yields the protein MSHLPSSSVRDHMKWAGLLGCEAVLSSMALMQASSMAAPPKKMMAPLGHGPQQRDGPDRAPQGHMIIPSGMSCPPLVRTNFGNLIRKDGEFQAPRLLDEKEMRANEDMQQKKKNRKSVTPCKVREQEGRGGKGTGADENGPSSKVQKNFICDHCYGAFRSGYHLKRHILIHTGEKPYACAVCDMRFIQRYHLERHSLIHTGVKPYACSMCDMRFFQRYHLERHRLTHTGMRPLTVPSSRVKPYACSMCDMRFFQRYHLARHSLTHTGVKPYACSMCDMRFFQRYHLARHSLTHTGVKPYACSMCDMRFFQRYHLARHTLTHTGVKPYACSMCDMRFFQRYHLARHSLTHTGVKPYACTMCDMRFIQRYQLERHSLTHTGVKPYACTMCDKRFFQRYHLARHSLTHMGVKPYACTMCDKRFFQRYHLTRHSLTHMGMRPHTLPMSLRSDCSYIMSEAPRQLFTCKSVKPFACPMCDMRFVQRYHLARHSLTHTGVKPYACSMCDMRFIQRNHLERHSLTHTGEKPFACDMCDMRFIQRYHLERHKRVHSGEKPYQCERCQQNFSRTDRLLRHRRLCQGRGVAKVENQPCCEPRPYGQEPPPAPPTWSPLHPPPGRLAV from the exons ATGTCACATCTGCCCAGCAGCTCAGTCCGCGACCATATGAAATGG gCGGGGCTGCTTGGCTGTGAGGCTGTCCTCTCCAGCATGGCACTGATGCAGGCTAGTTCCATGGCTGCTCCACCCAAAAAAATGATGGCCCCCCTTGGCCATGGACCCCAGCAGAGAGACGGACCCGACCGGGCTCCCCAGGGCCATATGATCATCCCATCCGGAATGAGCTGTCCACCCCTGGTTAGGACCAACTTCGGAAAT CTTATCCGGAAGGACGGTGAATTCCAAGCTCCCCGCCTGCTGGATGAGAAGGAGATGAGAGCCAACGAGGAcatgcagcagaaaaaaaagaataggaaATCAGTAACGCCCTGCAAAGTGAGAGAACAAGAAGGAAGGGGAGGGAAG GGCACAGGTGCAGATGAGAATGGTCCGTCCTCCAAAGTGCAGAAAAACTTTATTTGTGATCACTGTTATGGAGCATTTAGGAGTGGATACCACCTGAAGAGACACATCCTCATTCATACAG GGGAGAAGCCGTATGCTTGTGCCGTATGTGACATGAGGTTTATTCAGCGTTACCACCTGGAGAGACACAGCCTCATTCACACGG gggtgAAGCCGTACGCTTGTTCCATGTGTGACATGCGGTTTTTCCAGCGTTACCACCTGGAGAGACACAGACTCACTCATACGGGTATGCGTCCATTAACCGTACCCAGTTCAA GGGTGAAGCCGTACGCTTGCTCCATGTGTGACATGAGGTTCTTCCAACGTTATCATCTGGCAAGACACAGCCTCACTCATACTG gggtgAAGCCATACGCTTGCTCCATGTGTGATATGAGGTTTTTCCAACGCTACCACTTGGCAAGACACAGCCTCACTCACACGG gggtGAAGCCATATGCTTGCTCCATGTGTGACATGAGATTTTTCCAGAGATACCACCTGGCAAGACACACTCTCACCCATACGG GGGTGAAGCCGTACGCTTGCTCCATGTGTGACATGAGGTTCTTCCAGCGTTACCATTTGGCAAGACACAGCCTCACTCATACTG GAGTGAAGCCGTATGCGTGTACCATGTGTGACATGAGGTTTATACAACGTTACCAACTGGAGAGACACAGTCTCACTCATACGG GTGTGAAACCTTATGCTTGCACCATGTGTGACAAGAGGTTTTTTCAGCGCTACCACCTGGCGAGACACAGCCTCACTCATATGG GTGTGAAACCTTATGCTTGCACCATGTGTGACAAGAGGTTTTTTCAGCGCTACCACCTGACAAGACACAGCCTCACTCATATGGGTATGCGTCCGCACACCTTACCCATGTCACTGAGATCAGACTGCAGTTACATAATGTCAGAGGCTCCCAGGCAATTATTTACCTGTAAAA GTGTGAAACCTTTTGCTTGCCCCATGTGTGACATGAGGTTTGTTCAGCGTTACCACCTGGCGAGACACAGCCTCACTCATACGG gggtgAAGCCGTATGCTTGTTCCATGTGTGACATGAGGTTTATTCAGCGTAACCACCTGGAGAGACACAGCCTCACTCATACGG GAGAGAAGCCCTTTGCTTGTGACATGTGTGATATGAGGTTTATCCAGCGCTACCACCTTGAGAGACACAAGCGTGTCCATAGTGGGGAGAAGCCCTATCAGTGTGAACGGTGCCAGCAG AACTTTTCACGGACAGACCGGCTGCTGCGACACCGGCGGCTGTGCCAGGGCCGCGGCGTGGCCAAGGTGGAGAACCAGCCGTGCTGCGAACCGCGCCCGTACGGCCAGGAGCCGCCGCCCGCGCCCCCCACCTGGAGCCCCCTGCACCCCCCTCCGGGCCGACTGGCGGTCTGA
- the znf740a gene encoding gastrula zinc finger protein XlCGF58.1 isoform X7, translated as MSHLPSSSVRDHMKWAGLLGCEAVLSSMALMQASSMAAPPKKMMAPLGHGPQQRDGPDRAPQGHMIIPSGMSCPPLVRTNFGNLIRKDGEFQAPRLLDEKEMRANEDMQQKKKNRKSVTPCKVREQEGRGGKGTGADENGPSSKVQKNFICDHCYGAFRSGYHLKRHILIHTGEKPYACAVCDMRFIQRYHLERHSLIHTGVKPYACSMCDMRFFQRYHLERHRLTHTGMRPLTVPSSRVKPYACSMCDMRFFQRYHLARHSLTHTGVKPYACSMCDMRFFQRYHLARHSLTHTGVKPYACSMCDMRFFQRYHLARHTLTHTGVKPYACSMCDMRFFQRYHLARHSLTHTGVKPYACTMCDMRFIQRYQLERHSLTHTGVKPYACTMCDKRFFQRYHLARHSLTHMGVKPYACTMCDKRFFQRYHLARHSLTHMGVKPYACTMCDMRFVQRYHLARHSLTHTGVKPYACTMCDKRFFQRYHLTRHSLTHMGMRPHTLPMSLRSDCSYIMSEAPRQLFTCKSVKPFACPMCDMRFVQRYHLARHSLTHTGVKPYACSMCDMRFIQRNHLERHSLTHTGEKPFACDMCDMRFIQRYHLERHKRVHSGEKPYQCERCQQNFSRTDRLLRHRRLCQGRGVAKVENQPCCEPRPYGQEPPPAPPTWSPLHPPPGRLAV; from the exons ATGTCACATCTGCCCAGCAGCTCAGTCCGCGACCATATGAAATGG gCGGGGCTGCTTGGCTGTGAGGCTGTCCTCTCCAGCATGGCACTGATGCAGGCTAGTTCCATGGCTGCTCCACCCAAAAAAATGATGGCCCCCCTTGGCCATGGACCCCAGCAGAGAGACGGACCCGACCGGGCTCCCCAGGGCCATATGATCATCCCATCCGGAATGAGCTGTCCACCCCTGGTTAGGACCAACTTCGGAAAT CTTATCCGGAAGGACGGTGAATTCCAAGCTCCCCGCCTGCTGGATGAGAAGGAGATGAGAGCCAACGAGGAcatgcagcagaaaaaaaagaataggaaATCAGTAACGCCCTGCAAAGTGAGAGAACAAGAAGGAAGGGGAGGGAAG GGCACAGGTGCAGATGAGAATGGTCCGTCCTCCAAAGTGCAGAAAAACTTTATTTGTGATCACTGTTATGGAGCATTTAGGAGTGGATACCACCTGAAGAGACACATCCTCATTCATACAG GGGAGAAGCCGTATGCTTGTGCCGTATGTGACATGAGGTTTATTCAGCGTTACCACCTGGAGAGACACAGCCTCATTCACACGG gggtgAAGCCGTACGCTTGTTCCATGTGTGACATGCGGTTTTTCCAGCGTTACCACCTGGAGAGACACAGACTCACTCATACGGGTATGCGTCCATTAACCGTACCCAGTTCAA GGGTGAAGCCGTACGCTTGCTCCATGTGTGACATGAGGTTCTTCCAACGTTATCATCTGGCAAGACACAGCCTCACTCATACTG gggtgAAGCCATACGCTTGCTCCATGTGTGATATGAGGTTTTTCCAACGCTACCACTTGGCAAGACACAGCCTCACTCACACGG gggtGAAGCCATATGCTTGCTCCATGTGTGACATGAGATTTTTCCAGAGATACCACCTGGCAAGACACACTCTCACCCATACGG GGGTGAAGCCGTACGCTTGCTCCATGTGTGACATGAGGTTCTTCCAGCGTTACCATTTGGCAAGACACAGCCTCACTCATACTG GAGTGAAGCCGTATGCGTGTACCATGTGTGACATGAGGTTTATACAACGTTACCAACTGGAGAGACACAGTCTCACTCATACGG gGGTGAAGCCGTACGCTTGCACCATGTGTGACAAGAGGTTTTTTCAGCGCTACCACCTGGCGAGACACAGCCTCACTCATATGG GTGTGAAACCTTATGCTTGCACCATGTGTGACAAGAGGTTTTTTCAGCGCTACCACCTGGCGAGACACAGCCTCACTCATATGG GTGTGAAACCTTATGCTTGTACCATGTGTGACATGAGGTTTGTTCAGCGTTACCACCTGGCGAGACACAGCCTCACTCATACGG GTGTGAAACCTTATGCTTGCACCATGTGTGACAAGAGGTTTTTTCAGCGCTACCACCTGACAAGACACAGCCTCACTCATATGGGTATGCGTCCGCACACCTTACCCATGTCACTGAGATCAGACTGCAGTTACATAATGTCAGAGGCTCCCAGGCAATTATTTACCTGTAAAA GTGTGAAACCTTTTGCTTGCCCCATGTGTGACATGAGGTTTGTTCAGCGTTACCACCTGGCGAGACACAGCCTCACTCATACGG gggtgAAGCCGTATGCTTGTTCCATGTGTGACATGAGGTTTATTCAGCGTAACCACCTGGAGAGACACAGCCTCACTCATACGG GAGAGAAGCCCTTTGCTTGTGACATGTGTGATATGAGGTTTATCCAGCGCTACCACCTTGAGAGACACAAGCGTGTCCATAGTGGGGAGAAGCCCTATCAGTGTGAACGGTGCCAGCAG AACTTTTCACGGACAGACCGGCTGCTGCGACACCGGCGGCTGTGCCAGGGCCGCGGCGTGGCCAAGGTGGAGAACCAGCCGTGCTGCGAACCGCGCCCGTACGGCCAGGAGCCGCCGCCCGCGCCCCCCACCTGGAGCCCCCTGCACCCCCCTCCGGGCCGACTGGCGGTCTGA
- the znf740a gene encoding zinc finger protein 436 isoform X19 — protein MSHLPSSSVRDHMKWAGLLGCEAVLSSMALMQASSMAAPPKKMMAPLGHGPQQRDGPDRAPQGHMIIPSGMSCPPLVRTNFGNLIRKDGEFQAPRLLDEKEMRANEDMQQKKKNRKSVTPCKVREQEGRGGKGTGADENGPSSKVQKNFICDHCYGAFRSGYHLKRHILIHTGVKPYACSMCDMRFFQRYHLARHSLTHTGVKPYACSMCDMRFFQRYHLARHSLTHTGVKPYACSMCDMRFFQRYHLARHTLTHTGVKPYACSMCDMRFFQRYHLARHSLTHTGVKPYACTMCDMRFIQRYQLERHSLTHTGVKPYACTMCDKRFFQRYHLARHSLTHMGVKPYACTMCDMKFFQRYHLARHSLTHTGVKPYACTMCDKRFFQRYHLARHSLTHMGVKPYACTMCDMRFVQRYHLARHSLTHTGVKPYACTMCDKRFFQRYHLTRHSLTHMGMRPHTLPMSLRSDCSYIMSEAPRQLFTCKSVKPFACPMCDMRFVQRYHLARHSLTHTGVKPYACSMCDMRFIQRNHLERHSLTHTGEKPFACDMCDMRFIQRYHLERHKRVHSGEKPYQCERCQQNFSRTDRLLRHRRLCQGRGVAKVENQPCCEPRPYGQEPPPAPPTWSPLHPPPGRLAV, from the exons ATGTCACATCTGCCCAGCAGCTCAGTCCGCGACCATATGAAATGG gCGGGGCTGCTTGGCTGTGAGGCTGTCCTCTCCAGCATGGCACTGATGCAGGCTAGTTCCATGGCTGCTCCACCCAAAAAAATGATGGCCCCCCTTGGCCATGGACCCCAGCAGAGAGACGGACCCGACCGGGCTCCCCAGGGCCATATGATCATCCCATCCGGAATGAGCTGTCCACCCCTGGTTAGGACCAACTTCGGAAAT CTTATCCGGAAGGACGGTGAATTCCAAGCTCCCCGCCTGCTGGATGAGAAGGAGATGAGAGCCAACGAGGAcatgcagcagaaaaaaaagaataggaaATCAGTAACGCCCTGCAAAGTGAGAGAACAAGAAGGAAGGGGAGGGAAG GGCACAGGTGCAGATGAGAATGGTCCGTCCTCCAAAGTGCAGAAAAACTTTATTTGTGATCACTGTTATGGAGCATTTAGGAGTGGATACCACCTGAAGAGACACATCCTCATTCATACAG GGGTGAAGCCGTACGCTTGCTCCATGTGTGACATGAGGTTCTTCCAACGTTATCATCTGGCAAGACACAGCCTCACTCATACTG gggtgAAGCCATACGCTTGCTCCATGTGTGATATGAGGTTTTTCCAACGCTACCACTTGGCAAGACACAGCCTCACTCACACGG gggtGAAGCCATATGCTTGCTCCATGTGTGACATGAGATTTTTCCAGAGATACCACCTGGCAAGACACACTCTCACCCATACGG GGGTGAAGCCGTACGCTTGCTCCATGTGTGACATGAGGTTCTTCCAGCGTTACCATTTGGCAAGACACAGCCTCACTCATACTG GAGTGAAGCCGTATGCGTGTACCATGTGTGACATGAGGTTTATACAACGTTACCAACTGGAGAGACACAGTCTCACTCATACGG gGGTGAAGCCGTACGCTTGCACCATGTGTGACAAGAGGTTTTTTCAGCGCTACCACCTGGCGAGACACAGCCTCACTCATATGG GAGTGAAACCTTATGCTTGCACCATGTGTGACATGAAGTTTTTTCAGCGTTACCACCTGGCGAGACACAGCCTCACTCATACGG GTGTGAAACCTTATGCTTGCACCATGTGTGACAAGAGGTTTTTTCAGCGCTACCACCTGGCGAGACACAGCCTCACTCATATGG GTGTGAAACCTTATGCTTGTACCATGTGTGACATGAGGTTTGTTCAGCGTTACCACCTGGCGAGACACAGCCTCACTCATACGG GTGTGAAACCTTATGCTTGCACCATGTGTGACAAGAGGTTTTTTCAGCGCTACCACCTGACAAGACACAGCCTCACTCATATGGGTATGCGTCCGCACACCTTACCCATGTCACTGAGATCAGACTGCAGTTACATAATGTCAGAGGCTCCCAGGCAATTATTTACCTGTAAAA GTGTGAAACCTTTTGCTTGCCCCATGTGTGACATGAGGTTTGTTCAGCGTTACCACCTGGCGAGACACAGCCTCACTCATACGG gggtgAAGCCGTATGCTTGTTCCATGTGTGACATGAGGTTTATTCAGCGTAACCACCTGGAGAGACACAGCCTCACTCATACGG GAGAGAAGCCCTTTGCTTGTGACATGTGTGATATGAGGTTTATCCAGCGCTACCACCTTGAGAGACACAAGCGTGTCCATAGTGGGGAGAAGCCCTATCAGTGTGAACGGTGCCAGCAG AACTTTTCACGGACAGACCGGCTGCTGCGACACCGGCGGCTGTGCCAGGGCCGCGGCGTGGCCAAGGTGGAGAACCAGCCGTGCTGCGAACCGCGCCCGTACGGCCAGGAGCCGCCGCCCGCGCCCCCCACCTGGAGCCCCCTGCACCCCCCTCCGGGCCGACTGGCGGTCTGA
- the znf740a gene encoding zinc finger protein 436 isoform X20, whose protein sequence is MSHLPSSSVRDHMKWAGLLGCEAVLSSMALMQASSMAAPPKKMMAPLGHGPQQRDGPDRAPQGHMIIPSGMSCPPLVRTNFGNLIRKDGEFQAPRLLDEKEMRANEDMQQKKKNRKSVTPCKVREQEGRGGKGTGADENGPSSKVQKNFICDHCYGAFRSGYHLKRHILIHTGEKPYACAVCDMRFIQRYHLERHSLIHTGVKPYACSMCDMRFFQRYHLERHRLTHTGVKPYACSMCDMRFFQRYHLARHTLTHTGVKPYACSMCDMRFFQRYHLARHSLTHTGVKPYACTMCDMRFIQRYQLERHSLTHTGVKPYACTMCDKRFFQRYHLARHSLTHMGVKPYACTMCDMKFFQRYHLARHSLTHTGVKPYACTMCDKRFFQRYHLARHSLTHMGVKPYACTMCDMRFVQRYHLARHSLTHTGVKPYACTMCDKRFFQRYHLTRHSLTHMGMRPHTLPMSLRSDCSYIMSEAPRQLFTCKSVKPFACPMCDMRFVQRYHLARHSLTHTGVKPYACSMCDMRFIQRNHLERHSLTHTGEKPFACDMCDMRFIQRYHLERHKRVHSGEKPYQCERCQQNFSRTDRLLRHRRLCQGRGVAKVENQPCCEPRPYGQEPPPAPPTWSPLHPPPGRLAV, encoded by the exons ATGTCACATCTGCCCAGCAGCTCAGTCCGCGACCATATGAAATGG gCGGGGCTGCTTGGCTGTGAGGCTGTCCTCTCCAGCATGGCACTGATGCAGGCTAGTTCCATGGCTGCTCCACCCAAAAAAATGATGGCCCCCCTTGGCCATGGACCCCAGCAGAGAGACGGACCCGACCGGGCTCCCCAGGGCCATATGATCATCCCATCCGGAATGAGCTGTCCACCCCTGGTTAGGACCAACTTCGGAAAT CTTATCCGGAAGGACGGTGAATTCCAAGCTCCCCGCCTGCTGGATGAGAAGGAGATGAGAGCCAACGAGGAcatgcagcagaaaaaaaagaataggaaATCAGTAACGCCCTGCAAAGTGAGAGAACAAGAAGGAAGGGGAGGGAAG GGCACAGGTGCAGATGAGAATGGTCCGTCCTCCAAAGTGCAGAAAAACTTTATTTGTGATCACTGTTATGGAGCATTTAGGAGTGGATACCACCTGAAGAGACACATCCTCATTCATACAG GGGAGAAGCCGTATGCTTGTGCCGTATGTGACATGAGGTTTATTCAGCGTTACCACCTGGAGAGACACAGCCTCATTCACACGG gggtgAAGCCGTACGCTTGTTCCATGTGTGACATGCGGTTTTTCCAGCGTTACCACCTGGAGAGACACAGACTCACTCATACGG gggtGAAGCCATATGCTTGCTCCATGTGTGACATGAGATTTTTCCAGAGATACCACCTGGCAAGACACACTCTCACCCATACGG GGGTGAAGCCGTACGCTTGCTCCATGTGTGACATGAGGTTCTTCCAGCGTTACCATTTGGCAAGACACAGCCTCACTCATACTG GAGTGAAGCCGTATGCGTGTACCATGTGTGACATGAGGTTTATACAACGTTACCAACTGGAGAGACACAGTCTCACTCATACGG gGGTGAAGCCGTACGCTTGCACCATGTGTGACAAGAGGTTTTTTCAGCGCTACCACCTGGCGAGACACAGCCTCACTCATATGG GAGTGAAACCTTATGCTTGCACCATGTGTGACATGAAGTTTTTTCAGCGTTACCACCTGGCGAGACACAGCCTCACTCATACGG GTGTGAAACCTTATGCTTGCACCATGTGTGACAAGAGGTTTTTTCAGCGCTACCACCTGGCGAGACACAGCCTCACTCATATGG GTGTGAAACCTTATGCTTGTACCATGTGTGACATGAGGTTTGTTCAGCGTTACCACCTGGCGAGACACAGCCTCACTCATACGG GTGTGAAACCTTATGCTTGCACCATGTGTGACAAGAGGTTTTTTCAGCGCTACCACCTGACAAGACACAGCCTCACTCATATGGGTATGCGTCCGCACACCTTACCCATGTCACTGAGATCAGACTGCAGTTACATAATGTCAGAGGCTCCCAGGCAATTATTTACCTGTAAAA GTGTGAAACCTTTTGCTTGCCCCATGTGTGACATGAGGTTTGTTCAGCGTTACCACCTGGCGAGACACAGCCTCACTCATACGG gggtgAAGCCGTATGCTTGTTCCATGTGTGACATGAGGTTTATTCAGCGTAACCACCTGGAGAGACACAGCCTCACTCATACGG GAGAGAAGCCCTTTGCTTGTGACATGTGTGATATGAGGTTTATCCAGCGCTACCACCTTGAGAGACACAAGCGTGTCCATAGTGGGGAGAAGCCCTATCAGTGTGAACGGTGCCAGCAG AACTTTTCACGGACAGACCGGCTGCTGCGACACCGGCGGCTGTGCCAGGGCCGCGGCGTGGCCAAGGTGGAGAACCAGCCGTGCTGCGAACCGCGCCCGTACGGCCAGGAGCCGCCGCCCGCGCCCCCCACCTGGAGCCCCCTGCACCCCCCTCCGGGCCGACTGGCGGTCTGA
- the znf740a gene encoding zinc finger protein 431 isoform X15 codes for MSHLPSSSVRDHMKWAGLLGCEAVLSSMALMQASSMAAPPKKMMAPLGHGPQQRDGPDRAPQGHMIIPSGMSCPPLVRTNFGNLIRKDGEFQAPRLLDEKEMRANEDMQQKKKNRKSVTPCKVREQEGRGGKGTGADENGPSSKVQKNFICDHCYGAFRSGYHLKRHILIHTGEKPYACAVCDMRFIQRYHLERHSLIHTGVKPYACSMCDMRFFQRYHLERHRLTHTGVKPYACSMCDMRFFQRYHLARHSLTHTGVKPYACSMCDMRFFQRYHLARHTLTHTGVKPYACSMCDMRFFQRYHLARHSLTHTGVKPYACTMCDMRFIQRYQLERHSLTHTGVKPYACTMCDKRFFQRYHLARHSLTHMGVKPYACTMCDMKFFQRYHLARHSLTHTGVKPYACTMCDKRFFQRYHLARHSLTHMGVKPYACTMCDMRFVQRYHLARHSLTHTGVKPYACTMCDKRFFQRYHLTRHSLTHMGMRPHTLPMSLRSDCSYIMSEAPRQLFTCKSVKPFACPMCDMRFVQRYHLARHSLTHTGVKPYACSMCDMRFIQRNHLERHSLTHTGEKPFACDMCDMRFIQRYHLERHKRVHSGEKPYQCERCQQNFSRTDRLLRHRRLCQGRGVAKVENQPCCEPRPYGQEPPPAPPTWSPLHPPPGRLAV; via the exons ATGTCACATCTGCCCAGCAGCTCAGTCCGCGACCATATGAAATGG gCGGGGCTGCTTGGCTGTGAGGCTGTCCTCTCCAGCATGGCACTGATGCAGGCTAGTTCCATGGCTGCTCCACCCAAAAAAATGATGGCCCCCCTTGGCCATGGACCCCAGCAGAGAGACGGACCCGACCGGGCTCCCCAGGGCCATATGATCATCCCATCCGGAATGAGCTGTCCACCCCTGGTTAGGACCAACTTCGGAAAT CTTATCCGGAAGGACGGTGAATTCCAAGCTCCCCGCCTGCTGGATGAGAAGGAGATGAGAGCCAACGAGGAcatgcagcagaaaaaaaagaataggaaATCAGTAACGCCCTGCAAAGTGAGAGAACAAGAAGGAAGGGGAGGGAAG GGCACAGGTGCAGATGAGAATGGTCCGTCCTCCAAAGTGCAGAAAAACTTTATTTGTGATCACTGTTATGGAGCATTTAGGAGTGGATACCACCTGAAGAGACACATCCTCATTCATACAG GGGAGAAGCCGTATGCTTGTGCCGTATGTGACATGAGGTTTATTCAGCGTTACCACCTGGAGAGACACAGCCTCATTCACACGG gggtgAAGCCGTACGCTTGTTCCATGTGTGACATGCGGTTTTTCCAGCGTTACCACCTGGAGAGACACAGACTCACTCATACGG GGGTGAAGCCGTACGCTTGCTCCATGTGTGACATGAGGTTCTTCCAACGTTATCATCTGGCAAGACACAGCCTCACTCATACTG gggtGAAGCCATATGCTTGCTCCATGTGTGACATGAGATTTTTCCAGAGATACCACCTGGCAAGACACACTCTCACCCATACGG GGGTGAAGCCGTACGCTTGCTCCATGTGTGACATGAGGTTCTTCCAGCGTTACCATTTGGCAAGACACAGCCTCACTCATACTG GAGTGAAGCCGTATGCGTGTACCATGTGTGACATGAGGTTTATACAACGTTACCAACTGGAGAGACACAGTCTCACTCATACGG gGGTGAAGCCGTACGCTTGCACCATGTGTGACAAGAGGTTTTTTCAGCGCTACCACCTGGCGAGACACAGCCTCACTCATATGG GAGTGAAACCTTATGCTTGCACCATGTGTGACATGAAGTTTTTTCAGCGTTACCACCTGGCGAGACACAGCCTCACTCATACGG GTGTGAAACCTTATGCTTGCACCATGTGTGACAAGAGGTTTTTTCAGCGCTACCACCTGGCGAGACACAGCCTCACTCATATGG GTGTGAAACCTTATGCTTGTACCATGTGTGACATGAGGTTTGTTCAGCGTTACCACCTGGCGAGACACAGCCTCACTCATACGG GTGTGAAACCTTATGCTTGCACCATGTGTGACAAGAGGTTTTTTCAGCGCTACCACCTGACAAGACACAGCCTCACTCATATGGGTATGCGTCCGCACACCTTACCCATGTCACTGAGATCAGACTGCAGTTACATAATGTCAGAGGCTCCCAGGCAATTATTTACCTGTAAAA GTGTGAAACCTTTTGCTTGCCCCATGTGTGACATGAGGTTTGTTCAGCGTTACCACCTGGCGAGACACAGCCTCACTCATACGG gggtgAAGCCGTATGCTTGTTCCATGTGTGACATGAGGTTTATTCAGCGTAACCACCTGGAGAGACACAGCCTCACTCATACGG GAGAGAAGCCCTTTGCTTGTGACATGTGTGATATGAGGTTTATCCAGCGCTACCACCTTGAGAGACACAAGCGTGTCCATAGTGGGGAGAAGCCCTATCAGTGTGAACGGTGCCAGCAG AACTTTTCACGGACAGACCGGCTGCTGCGACACCGGCGGCTGTGCCAGGGCCGCGGCGTGGCCAAGGTGGAGAACCAGCCGTGCTGCGAACCGCGCCCGTACGGCCAGGAGCCGCCGCCCGCGCCCCCCACCTGGAGCCCCCTGCACCCCCCTCCGGGCCGACTGGCGGTCTGA